The following proteins are co-located in the Rheinheimera salexigens genome:
- a CDS encoding META and DUF4377 domain-containing protein — translation MLIKRLSVFSAMVLLTACQQINLPQGDYQQLEANATQKPLQIALHEGKISGFTGCNNTMGNYQIDNGELVVSQLASTMMACEPSAMEREQAFSQFLQNRPQVAIAGKTLTLSKADQQYQFSLQPDLSNATTKLVYVAAERQTCTGVAVQQCLKVRDTKQAEWQLFYDEIEGFTPQPGVAYRLRIKEVTLKNPAADASSVRWVLDMIIEQEVVNP, via the coding sequence ATGCTAATTAAACGTTTATCGGTGTTTTCAGCTATGGTGTTATTGACAGCATGTCAACAAATTAACTTGCCACAAGGCGACTACCAACAGCTAGAGGCAAATGCGACACAAAAGCCGTTACAAATAGCATTACATGAAGGTAAAATTTCTGGCTTTACCGGCTGTAATAACACTATGGGTAACTACCAAATAGATAATGGCGAGTTGGTGGTTTCTCAATTAGCTAGCACTATGATGGCTTGTGAACCCAGCGCTATGGAACGTGAGCAAGCTTTTAGTCAGTTTTTGCAAAACCGACCGCAGGTCGCTATTGCCGGTAAAACCCTGACCTTATCTAAAGCAGATCAGCAGTACCAATTTAGCTTACAACCTGACTTAAGCAATGCCACCACAAAGTTAGTCTATGTTGCTGCCGAACGCCAAACCTGCACCGGTGTTGCGGTACAACAGTGCTTAAAAGTACGTGATACTAAGCAAGCAGAATGGCAATTATTTTATGATGAAATTGAAGGGTTTACGCCACAACCCGGTGTAGCTTATCGCTTACGTATAAAAGAAGTTACGTTAAAAAATCCAGCCGCAGACGCTTCTAGTGTGCGTTGGGTTCTTGATATGATTATCGAACAAGAAGTAGTAAATCCATAA